The following nucleotide sequence is from Mucilaginibacter sp. cycad4.
CCCGCCTAATACATAAGGATGCTTTTCCGCTGCATCCCAGTTTTCCAGGGCGGCTACCGGGAAATATTCAGTTGCCATAAAGGTTTTTTCCGGGTGTTTGGCATGCTCCGTTTCATAACGGTCGGGTGCCTTGTTGTTTGAAAGGGGCCCGGCTTTTCCTGCTATAGCATAGTTATATCCATCTACATCCAATACCTTTAAATGCGGCTTATATTGTTCCCAGTTTTTTGCAGATGAATACCCCGGAAAGTAAACAATTGCTTCTGTTACCGGACGTGTAGGGTCTAAGCGGTGTACCTCGTCAGCCAGTTCTTTTGCAATCCGGTAACCCGATGTATCGGCCGCCTCCGGAATTTCGTTACCAATCCCCCACATGATGATAGAAGGATGATTCCGGTCCCTGAAGATCAACGCCTGTAAATCTTTTTGCCACCATTTTTTGAAATATAGGTTATACCCATCTTTCACAGGCGATTTTTCCTGCTCCCACATGTCGTAAGAATCGGTAACAACCAGCATGCCTAACCGGTCGCAGGCGTTCAGCAACGCAGGCGCATAGGGATTATGGCTTAACCGGACAGCATTGTAACCTGCTTTTTTCAGCAGTTCTATTTTTCGCTCTTCTGCCCTATCGATACTCGTTGCCCCAAGAGGTCCATTGTCATGATGAATACAACCGCCCTTTAATTTGACCGATTTTCCGTTCAATAGAAAACCTTTTGCTCCATCAAACTCGATTTTTCGGATCCCGAAAGAAGTAATCGTTTTATCTATCGATTTACCACCCATCACCGTCACTTTCGCCTTATATAATGAAGGGTTTTCTAACGACCACAAAGATGGTTTAGTAACCGTTAGTTGCTGGGAAATAAGGTGTGTATTACCTGCGTCCAGATAAACTGCTTCCGTTTTAGCGGCGATGAGTTTGCCCTCGGGGTTTATCAAATCAATACGCACATTTACATTTTTATTTTGTGAGGAAGCATTCTTTATAACGCCTTCTACTTTCACCAGGGCGGTTTTCCCCGACACCTCAGAGGTTGTGATGGAACTACCCCATATTTCGGCATGCACCAGGTTCACAGGTGTCAGCCACACATGCCGATAGATACCAGAACCGGAATACCAGCGGGAATTGACACCCCGATTTTTAACACGTACAGCGATTACATTAGACGTCCCAACGGGATTTAAGTAAGGGGTAAGATCATAAAAAAAGGAAATGTAACCATTAGGACGATAACCAAGATGGTGACCGTTGATCCATACGTCACTATTCATGTACACGCCGTCAAACGTGATATAAATCTGCTTGCCCGAATAACTTTTTTCCAGGGTAAAAGTTTTGCGGTACCAACCGATACCACCTTCTGTATATCCCGTTGCGCCTTTGCTCATGGCATTTTTAGAGAAAGGCCCCTGGACTTCTCCCATTTTTTGATTTGGAAGGTCTTCAATGCTCCAGTCGTGCGGAAGATCTAACTTTCGCCAGCCTGCATCGTTATAAGACGGGTTTTCTGCCCTTATAACACTATCCTTTTTAAATCTCCAATCCTTATCAAACGGAATCCCCCGCGAATCCTGCGCTCTTGCCGGCAAGCAGAACCAACAAATTGCGACAAGTAAAAAAAGTTGCTTCATTGTTTTATGTATTTTAAAATGTTAAAATCCTATAAGTTATACCCGCACATAAATTTTTTTGCGATCGAGAACAAGTCCTGCTAACCAGCACAAAAGCATAAATACGATGGCAAAAAGAAGTGATCCGAAATATGCGCCCACATATATAAAGAGGTTCTGATAAAGCCAAAAAGATATTGGCATGTGATGAAACGGAATAATAAGCAACAGCAACCCCCCAATCATCGACAACAAATAAATAAATAGCGGATTGCGGCCAAAGACCAGAAAAAAATAGACGCCATAATTCAGGCGGCGAAAATCGAGCAGGTAGATAATGCAGGCTAATATCATGCAATCAAGTCCCACTGTATGCAGCACGAATGAACTGGTCCATAATTTTTTATTGATCGGCAAGCCGAAATTCCACCAATACGCTATGAAAAAACAAACAAATCCTGCCATAAATAATTTGGAGAGGCCCTCACAGGTGGTGCCTTTTGATTGAATATATCTTCCGGCGAAACAGCCAGCCACGACGGTGACAATTGCCGGGAAAGTACTTAAAAAACCCTCGGGGTCAAATGGAAATCCCTCGGCACTCCAAAGATGTCCGGCACCCCAAAGCAAGGTATCTAATTTTAAAACTGCATTGGTATGCGGACTTAAAGGGTCTGGCCCACTGCCGAAGTAAACCAAAACCGGCCAATATATCGCCAAAATTGCAATACAAACCGTGATGATCGTTCGTGGCTTAAGAAAATAAAACATTAACGACGCAATGCAGTATGTCAGCGCAATGCGCTGAAGCACTCCAAATATCCGTGTTTCCGAAAAGGGTATGAAAAACGAATGAAATTGTGGTTTCATCATTGCCGCATACGGATACATAAGCAAGTACCCAATAACGAAAATGATAACCGTACGCTTAAATATCTTAAAAAGAACCCTGCTTGTTGATTCACCTTTCCACCGGTTGATGACAAAGCTGATCGCATTACCAACCACGAAAAGGAATGAGGGAAATACCATATCGGTTGGTGTGCACCCATTCCAGTCTGCATGGTTCAACGGCGCGAAAACTTTACCGAAATCTCCAGGGGTATTTACAATTATCATAAGGCAAACTGTCATCCCTCTAAAAACGTCGAGAGCAATAAACCGTGAGTTTGTCTGTGTCGTCATATTTGATTCAGTACAGGCTGATTGTTATCGGATAATTATCACATGTAAGGTGTTTTGCTATTTAACTATTACCCTTACCTTGCCCAGGTTTTGAATACGCGCAAATGGCGTATTTATATCGCCCTGTCGTTGTGACGCAACCCTTAACGTTGGGAAATAGGTGCCCGGTTTAGAAAACTTATAGGTTGTGGTCAGCTTAACGCGCGAACCATTTTTACCGATCGCCTTCCATTTTGCAGCAACCGGGAACAGCCCGGAGGTAACAAAATTCCATCCATGAAACTCACTGATCCTTTGTTCAAAACCCTTCGGCAAACCTTCAAAATTCCAAACCGCCGTAACCACTTTCCCTGCATGTTCCGGAACATCGATAACTGCGGTAAAAGTTACCGTTTGGCCAACTCTGACTTCACTCCGCGTGCCGCCGTTTGCCTTTACGAAAACTACCGGCTGAATACCTTTTCTCTCATTTGCCGCTGGAGGCAGCACAACCTGCCCATCAACAATCTTATAGTTAGTACTGGGCGCAGGTGCAATACTTTTTTCTACCCAGGCGCTCAGATCAAGAAGCGCCTGTTGTAAAACGCCGAGGTAGCTAACCGTTTCAGTAGGATCATCCTCTATTGCAACGTCCCCATGTAAAGCCCGGTCGGTGAACCATACCCGAAAATGATTATCGAGGCTATCCCCGAGGTTTGCCTTTACCTTTGTGCGGTACCAGTCAGCCTGCCATGGAAAAGCCTCACGATCCCAGGCGGATTCCAGTAAGATCATTTTGCCTTTGAACTTACCTGTTGGTAGCAGGCCGGCGGTTGCCCTGGTGAATAATGGTCCGAGCAAAAATGGACGCTGCGGGTATTTAGGAGTTCCATCAGCATTGCGGAAGTGGTCCCATACGTAATATTCTTTCCCAGGCACCTGATGTCGATGATAGGTTTGTATGGCAAGAAAATTTGAATTATCAACCTGCACGGAGTCACCTGGTTTTATCTTCGTTAGTATGCTTTCGTCTACCGGGCCGAGAACCACTTTGTCGTTTTCAATTTTCGTTATCAGCAAAACTTTTCCGGCAGCGGCACCACTTTTGATGATCAAATCGCCACCCAGGAAATAAACATCGTTAAGCATATCCTGCAATTGAAATGCGACGGGCATACCACCCGGCACCCCGCCAATGGTTTTTGAGGCATTTCCGGCTGTACCGCGGTCTGCCGTAGATATTGGTTTTTTAAGCCCCAGGCTAACCGCCTGCTCCATATTAATAGGAGCCTTGATAACATTTGGTTGCTGAATCCTGTCCTTTATTACTGATGCAGGAGAATCGTGGCCAAGGTAACCGGGAAGGTTCCAAAAATCATGGTCAAAATAAGCCTTGTCAATACCCACGATCGCCTGGTAAAGAACCGGAAACCCCTGTATATCCATAGTTTTATAACCAAACCAACTCCTCAATGGAAATCCCATCCTGGTAACTTCGGTAAGGGCTGCTGTTTCTTCATCGTTTAAACCCGCAAACACGTTACCACTTCCGCCCGGTTCTAAAGCATCTACA
It contains:
- a CDS encoding DUF5009 domain-containing protein, which encodes MIIVNTPGDFGKVFAPLNHADWNGCTPTDMVFPSFLFVVGNAISFVINRWKGESTSRVLFKIFKRTVIIFVIGYLLMYPYAAMMKPQFHSFFIPFSETRIFGVLQRIALTYCIASLMFYFLKPRTIITVCIAILAIYWPVLVYFGSGPDPLSPHTNAVLKLDTLLWGAGHLWSAEGFPFDPEGFLSTFPAIVTVVAGCFAGRYIQSKGTTCEGLSKLFMAGFVCFFIAYWWNFGLPINKKLWTSSFVLHTVGLDCMILACIIYLLDFRRLNYGVYFFLVFGRNPLFIYLLSMIGGLLLLIIPFHHMPISFWLYQNLFIYVGAYFGSLLFAIVFMLLCWLAGLVLDRKKIYVRV
- a CDS encoding sugar-binding domain-containing protein, which produces MKQLFLLVAICWFCLPARAQDSRGIPFDKDWRFKKDSVIRAENPSYNDAGWRKLDLPHDWSIEDLPNQKMGEVQGPFSKNAMSKGATGYTEGGIGWYRKTFTLEKSYSGKQIYITFDGVYMNSDVWINGHHLGYRPNGYISFFYDLTPYLNPVGTSNVIAVRVKNRGVNSRWYSGSGIYRHVWLTPVNLVHAEIWGSSITTSEVSGKTALVKVEGVIKNASSQNKNVNVRIDLINPEGKLIAAKTEAVYLDAGNTHLISQQLTVTKPSLWSLENPSLYKAKVTVMGGKSIDKTITSFGIRKIEFDGAKGFLLNGKSVKLKGGCIHHDNGPLGATSIDRAEERKIELLKKAGYNAVRLSHNPYAPALLNACDRLGMLVVTDSYDMWEQEKSPVKDGYNLYFKKWWQKDLQALIFRDRNHPSIIMWGIGNEIPEAADTSGYRIAKELADEVHRLDPTRPVTEAIVYFPGYSSAKNWEQYKPHLKVLDVDGYNYAIAGKAGPLSNNKAPDRYETEHAKHPEKTFMATEYFPVAALENWDAAEKHPYVLGGFSWTAMNYIGEAFIGGASKVPDTANYMRVMMNATVNPWPVYGAVCGDLDIIGNRRAASYYQNVVWRNTPVEVLVHRPMAAGMKEITSPWGFPDLLKSWTWPGKESQKMQVQVYTRSKQVKLELNGKIIAEQTVPDGSITATFEVEYQPGTLTAKGFTNGKETGESMLHTTGRPVAIRLIPDRKIIKADVNDLSFVNVEVVDDKGNVVPDADDIEIRYELNEAGKIAGVGNGNPADVSSFQQNHKKVFQGRGLVIVRPNVKPGAIVLHASADGLRSAKVIIEAR